The genomic window TTCATCACCTGTTGTAAAAGAGAATGATGTTTGCACGTAAGACGAAGCTTGATCGGTTAATGGAATTTCTTGGTTAAGAAAAACAGCTTGAGTATCAGCGTCTTCTATTAAAAGTGTACCGGCAGAACTACCAGTTGTTTTACTTACATACCAAAAAGTTACTTCATATGTTGCACCAGCAACCACACGAATACTTTGATCAAGAAAATTAGAACTACTACTTAATTTAGCTGCTCCATTATCTTCTGGTGGTGATGGTGAAGAACTAGCGGAATAAGAACTTGTGGTTCCTCTATCTACCCCAGCCCATGGTGTTCTTGGACTACATAAGAAATCTGGACATTGAAAGGCCGCTACCAATTCATCTACAACTACAACATCAATTGTAACAGTGGATGTTACACCGTTACCATCACTGGAAACCAAAGTAACAGGAAAAGTACCTTCACCAGAAAATTGAAAAGAAGGATCACGATCTGTTGAAGATTCCCCCCCACCAAAATCCCATAAATATGAGGATGCTTCTGTTGAAAGATCTGTAAAATTAATTACTGTAAAATCTTCTTGATCTGCTGTATAGTCAAAATTTGCCTCTGGAAATATAGTATCTGCTTTAGAGTTAGAGTCCGGCAGATCATCTCTAAATGTATCAGAACCAACACAACCAACAAAAGAACTTGTAAACACTACACTAAAGAGCAACAAGGTTGTTTTTCGGAAAATATTTTGTTTAATTTTCATAGTTTAAAAGTTTTTAAAATTTAATATCCCGGGTTTTGTGTTAATAGTCCGCCGCTTATATTTATTTCTCTTGCAGGAATAGGTAATAACAATTTTCTTGCATCAAATACATATCCCATTTCAGCAGAATGAGCACTTAACACAGCTTCAGCTACACCGAATCTAAGAAGATCGAACCAACGTTGATTTTCAAATGCCAATTCTACTCTTCTTTCAACTAACAAATCTTCTTTAGTAATTGTGGAAACAGTTGCTGTTAACCCAGCTCTATCTCTTACCGCTTGAAAAGAAGCTATCGCAGCAGAACTTGTAGTTGATGCACCGCCTGCCATAATTGCCTCTACATGCATTAAAAGAACATCTGCATAACGTAATGCTATGTAATCGTTACCTGCATCTCTAGCACTTGCCCCGTAAGAAGGTGGAGTAGTCGTAATATCAGACCCTTCAGGTAAAAACTTAATTACTTCGTTCGATGTGCCAAAAGTAATATACGATTCAGCTGTTCTATTACCGCCATAGGCAGCAAAGTCTAAAACTAAATTTTCGTTTACAATATTTTGACCATCTTCAGAACCTGCGCGAGTTGAAGAAGTAAATTCAGATGAAAAACTTTGACTTTCAGAACTATTACCAGTTTGGTACTGAATTGCAAAA from Maribacter aquivivus includes these protein-coding regions:
- a CDS encoding PKD domain-containing protein, with the translated sequence MKIKQNIFRKTTLLLFSVVFTSSFVGCVGSDTFRDDLPDSNSKADTIFPEANFDYTADQEDFTVINFTDLSTEASSYLWDFGGGESSTDRDPSFQFSGEGTFPVTLVSSDGNGVTSTVTIDVVVVDELVAAFQCPDFLCSPRTPWAGVDRGTTSSYSASSSPSPPEDNGAAKLSSSSNFLDQSIRVVAGATYEVTFWYVSKTTGSSAGTLLIEDADTQAVFLNQEIPLTDQASSYVQTSFSFTTGDETENMRFNIEYAGTECRFSKISIDRLN